CTCAATTTCAGGTTCCTCCTTCTGCTGCTCTTTGGCGCTGTCTTCCTTTTTGGCCTGCTTCCCTTCCGCTTTGTCCCCAGCAGTTTTTTCGCGTTCTTCATTCTTCTCATTCATCGTTTTCAGCAGTTCTTTCAGGCCGTCCCAGTAATTGTCATCCTTCTGCTCTTTTTTTTGTTCGCCGATCTGGACGGGATGGGCGGCGCCGATGTTGGTGGACGGCGACATGGCCGCGATATGGCTGGCATACGTGATAAAGACCCCGGCGGACCCTGCCCGGGAACCGTCCGGAGCGATGTAGACCACGACCGGTATTCTGGCGGACAGGATCTTCTTAACGATCGTCCGTGTCGAGTTCAGGAGCCCTCCCGGCGTGTCCAGTTTGATAACCAGGCACTGCGCCCCCTCTTCCTCGGCCTGGTCAATCGAGCGCGAGATATACTCCGCCGTGACCGGATTGATGGTGTCGTCGTTCAGCTCAATGACATGCACCACCGGGGAAGACGGAAGCGCGGCGAGGTGACTCCCGGCGCACAACAACACAAGGGAAATCGCACAGATGGGCAAGGACAAAAATTTTCTCATAGGACCACCTCTCAGCTGGTTCGCAGATATTCCGTGAGCACCCGAACCCCGGCCCCGGTGGCTCCGTGACTGAAATGGAGCGGGCCTTTGCCTCCGGCAAACGCCGTGCCGGCGATATCCAGGTGCGCCCAGGGAAGGTTTTCGGTGAATTGGCGGAGGAATTCCGCCGCGGTGATGGCGCCGGCGGCGCCTTGGGCCAACCCGGTGTTTTTCAAATCCGCAATGGGAGATTTGACGTAGTCCTTCAACTCCGGATAGGACGGCAAGCGCCAAACCCGGTCATCGGTCTCGTTCGAGGCCCGGATGATCTGGCGGGCAAAGTCGTCGTCGCTGCAGACAAGGCCGCTGTAATCATATCCCAGCGCGATCACGCAGGCGCCGGTCAGCGTGGCGATATCGATGATCCGGGCCGGCTTGTAGTTTTTGATCACATAGGACATGGCGTCCGCGAGGACCAGGCGGCCTTCGGCGTCCGTATTGCCGATTTCCACGGATTTTCCCGCGTAACCGGTGAAGACATCTCCCGGCTTGTAGGCGTCGGGCCCGATGGCGTTCTCCGCCAAGGCTACGGCAAAAAGGACATTTTTTTTAAGCCCAAGCGCAAGGGTCGCTTTCAGGGTGCCGATCACGGCGGCCGCGCCGCTCATGTCGCATCGCATGGTTTCCATGTGCCCGGTCGGTTTCAGATTCAGGCCGCCGGTATCATACGTCATTCCCTTGCCTACCAGCGCGGTATACGGCTGCTTGTCCCCTGCGCCTTTATACCGGACGATGATCAGCTTAGGCTCTTTGGGGCTGCCTTGATTCACGGCGAGATGAAGTTTCAGGCCTTTGGCCTTCATGTCCCGTCTGTTCAAAACTTGGATGGAAACCTTTTTCCTGCCGCGGACGATCTGCCGGATGGTCTTTTCGAGATAAACCGAATCTGTGACATCGGCATTTTCGTTGATCAGGTCTCTGGTCAGATTGGTGCTTTCGCAAATCGCGATGGTCTCGCGATAAATCCTTTTTTCAGGGACAGCCAAATAAATTTTTTTGGCGGCGCTGTCCGGATTGGCTTTGTCCGGGGCCAGGTATTTCTTCCAGGCGTATGTCCCGAGGAGAAATCCTTCCAGGATGGTCCGGACCACGTCATCGCCAAGGTCGTGGGGAAGAATTTCTATATCCGCAGTCTTTTTTAAAAATGGGGAGGTGATCGCGTTTCTCACGGCCTTGCGGAACGGCGCAAGACGGAATTCTTCCTTCTTCCCCGTGCCGGCCAAAAGAACGATCCGGCGGGACAAGAGCAACGGGAATAGTTCGCCGTTATCGCCCTGAAACCCGCTGTCCTTGGCCGCGTTTTGGATCTGGTCGCGGGTGGATTTTGAAGCGATGCGGCTGAGGCTTTCCGACAACGGGCCGCGGGAGACAAAAATCAAGGTGGCCCCTTTGTCAAGTTTGGGGGTGGGACGGAATTGAATCACGAAAAACTCCCTTCAGCGGTAGTTGGATCAAAAAAAACGTGGGAACGGGTTCCCTTTTTACTCCCGGCCGGGATAGGCATTTTCAGGCCCGTTTGTCCATGGGGACAAAATCGCGTCTGGCCTGGCCGGTATAAATCTGTCTCGGGCGGCCGATGCGGGATTCGGAGCCTTCCTTCATTTCTTTCCAATTGGCGATCCATCCCGGCATGCGGCCGATCGCGAACATGACCGGGAACATCGTGGTCGGGATCCCGACCGCCTTCAGGATGATGCCGCTGTAAAAATCGACGTTCGGGTAGAGTTTGCGCTGGACGAAGTACTCGTCCTTTAACGCGACTTCCTCAAGTTTTTTGGCGATGTCCAGCAGCGGGTCCTGAATGTCGAGCTTGGACAACAGTTCATCCGCTTCCTTCTTGATAATTTTGGCGCGCGGGTCATAATTTTTGTAAACCCGGTGACCGAACCCCATCAGCCGGTAACTGCCGTTGGGATCTTTGGCCTTGGCCACGTACTTCGCGACATTCCCCCCATCATTATGGATTTGCTCCAGCATTTCAACGACCTGCTGGTTTGCGCCGCCGTGCAGCGGCCCCCAGAGGGCGCACACGCCGGCCGAAACCGAGGCGAAAAGATTGGCCCAGGAACTGCCGACCAGGCGCACGGTCGATGTGCTGCAATTCTGTTCGTGGTCCGCGTGCAGGATGAGCAGGGTCCGCAGGGCGCTCACAACCGTGTCATCGATTTTGTATTCTTTCCGCGGCTTGGAAAACATCATGTTGAGGAAGTTGGGGATATATTTCAAATCGTCGCGAGGAGCGATGTAGGGCTCACCGACGGATTTTTTGTAGGCATACGCCGCGATCGTGCGGACTTTGGACAACAACAGGACCGCGATCTCATCGATGTCCTCCATGGTGGGTTCCGGCCGGCTCAACTCGGGGTGATATCCCGACAGCGAGCAAACCATGGCCGAGAGGATCCCCATGGGATGCGTGGTTTCAGGGTATCCGTCGAAAAATTTGATCATGTCCTTGTGAAGTGGCGCGTGGCGGGTGAACGACTGCGACATGTGCTCGAGCTGTGCCGCGTTGGGCAGTTCGCCGTATATCACAAGGTGCGAAGTTTCCACGAATGTGCAGCGTTCGGCGATCTCCTCGACCGGATAACCGCGGTAGCGAAGGATGCCCTTCTCTCCATCCAGAAATGTGATCGCGCTGGTGCAGCATCCGGTGTTCCCGTAACCGGGATCATAGGTGATGTATCCGCTTTGCGCCCTCAGCTTGGAAATATCGACGGCTTTCTCGCCTTCCGTCCCGATGACGATCGGCAGGTCGTAGGTCTTTCCTTCGATGGTCAATTTGGCTGGTTCGGTCATACACATCTCCGGTAGGGGGGTTAAGGGCCGTCCTTAAAACGCTTCCAGATTATATTATAACGGCGGGGGATTTGCAATCCTCCCTCGCATCCGGGCGCGGATTTTAAAGCGGACCGTCTAATCGTCCATTTGTTCGAGTTTGGAAGCGATCTTGGTGAGCAGAACAGAAGTATCGATCGGTTTCAGGATGTAATCGTCGCATCCCCGGTTGAAGGCCTCCAGAAAACGTTTTTCATAAGCGGTCACGATGATGATCTTGATCCCGTCCCCCAACGCAATGCCGGAACTGCGCTCGCTCTCCCGGATCTTCTCGAGGATTTCCAGGCCGTTGACTTCCGGCAATTCAATATCCAAAAGGATCAGGCTGTAGGGCTCCCCCTTTTGCAGGGACAGGTTGTACGCCTCGATGGCCTCCTTACCGCTGGCCGCGAAATCACAGACGGCCACTTCCCGGAGGATCTCCGCAAGAAGCTGGCGGTTCTCAAAATTGTCGTCAACAATCAATATTCTGTGCATAGCCGGTCTCCATTTTCGCCGTCCCTCAAGAGGGCGTTAACTTCTGTTTGACCCATTCCTGGAGAAGAAGCGCCTGCTGGTTTAAGACATCAAACATCCCGGTCAGTTTTGCGGTGTCCTCGCCTGCGTGGACGGCCTCGTGCATGACCGCCTCGGCCGCCGAAATTTGCGCCAGCCGCAGATTCCCGGCCGTCCCCTTGATCTCGTGCAGGATCACGCGCATCGTTTGCGCGTCGTTCGCCGCGACGGCCTCCTTCAACGACTGCATGCGGACCATCAGGGTTTGCGAAAAGCTGGAAAGGATCCGGCAGTACACTTCCGGACGGATGCGCAATTCCTGGCTCACTTTTTCCACATCATGTTCAAAGGCTTCACCCATGGCGGTTTCCTGTTATGCGGGGTTGACCTGCCCCTTCAGTTCGTTGAAAAGGGTCTGCAGGTCGGTCAGGCAGCCCTGCAGAGCGGTTTTGTCCTTGCTCGTTTTGGCGATCTCGTTCATCTGCCGGGCTACGGATGACAAGGCCGTGATGCGCATATTGTCGTAATCGCCCTTGAGCCGGTGGCCGATCGCCCGGATCTTTTCATAATCATCGGCGGCAATGGCCGTGGCCAAATCCGACAGATCGCGCGTCGTCTGCTCGACCGCCTTGCCGAGGATCCGGAGATAAATTTCCTCGCTGATCTGAAGGGCCGCGCTGCTCTGGCGGATATCCAGGTTCAAGCGGGACTGGGACGGCTGGGTATCGGACATAAGCATATCTTTCAATAAGTGATCTGCGCCGGCCGCGCATGGTCCTTTTCAAAATTATTTTCGCGGAACGACCCCGATGCTCAACTCAACAACAAGACGTTTCTGGCCCTCGATTTCGAACACGATCTCGTATTTGTCGTATTCGTTGTAGCAAAAATCCACGCCGCTGACGGCGCTGTTCCGGTACGTCACAAAGTGCGACATCTCCAGTTCAATATACCCCGCGTTGGATATCTCCGACTTGAAACGGCCGGCGATGATGTTGCACAGCGTCCCGCAGGAGTCCTGCATGGCCTCATCGCTTTCGTCGTCAACGGGCGGATACTGGAGGATGCGCACCAGTTTCGAGATGTAATTCTGCTGGACATACAGGACGACGGTGCCGAGGGCCTTTTTCTTTTCCATGTCCTTGGTGTTGGCGTAATAATTGATCGCGGACACGTAGGTCGGCTCGTTGTCGAACTTTTCCATCCCGTCGGCGCGCAATTTGCCGTTGTATTCGATGATCGGCATCTTCGCCTTGACCGGGGGCTTGGAAAATTTCAGCTCCGGGGCCCTTTCTCCGAAGAGACCGACGATGCTTGTCTGAAATATTTCCGCAAATTTTTCCAGGTCAGGATTTTGTTTGCGTCCAAAGATCATGGCGGCCCTTTCTATGGTTTTAGCTTAACGAACGGCCGGATAACGGCCAGCAACGATTCCGGGGTATAGGGTTTCACAATGTACCCGATGAGGTTGGGATTGACTTCTTTGGCCTTTTTTTTGTTTTCATCTGTCCCGGAAGCGGACACCATAATAATGGCGGTTTTGGAAACGACCGGAACTTTGACCACGGCCTCCATGAATTCCATCCCGGACATCTCTGGCATCTGCCAGTCCAGAAGGATAAGGGCGATTTCCTTGAATCGGGTCCCCAGGACCTCGATGGCCTCTTCCCCGTTGCGCGCGCTCAAGAATTCGTTGGTGACGCCGGCGCCCTTGAGCACTTCAATCAACAATTCCCGTTCCAGGTCGGAGTCATCCACCACAAGAATTTTATTTTTCGATTTATCGTCCGCCATAGGTCCCGCCGCCTTACATCTTCACGCTGCAAATGATCTTTTCCTTCAACTGACCAAGATCGAACGGTTTGGGCAGATAATCGTTCATCCCGACGTTCAGGCATTTTTCTTTTTCTTCCTCTGCCTCGGCCGCGGTCAAGGCGATGATCGGCATCTTGTTTTTGAGCTCGCTGCGGATGATCCGCGTGGCCTCAACCCCTCCCATGATCGGCATCTGCAGGTCCATAAAACAGATGTCGTAAGACGCCGTCTTGATTTTTTCGATGGCCTCCTGGCCATTGGAGGCGTAATCGCAGACGCATCCTAATGTCTCAAAATGGACTTTCAGGAGTTCCTGGTTGGGTAAACTGTCCTCGACCACCAGGACGCGGATCCCCTCGCAGGAAATTTTTTGAATGGCGTCTTTGCTCAAAACGCGTTGCTCTTTGGCTTCCGCGCCCAGGACCCTTAAAAGAACGGTCGTCAGTTCCTTCCGAATGAACGGCCGGGGTAAAAAATCATCGAATCCGGCTTGCCGGAAATCTTCCGACCCGTCAACGCGGACGTCCGATGAGACGGCGATGAGCTTGATGCTTCGGTAACGGTCCTGCTGCTTGATCTTGTAAGCCAGCATGAACCCGTCCTTTTCGGCCGGGAACACGTCAATGAACATGATGTGAGGCAATGTTTTTTTCTCGTCTTTGTACTGGAGGAGCAATTCCGTGGCCTGCTTGGCGTTTTGGGCCGTTGGCAGCGTGGTCAACCCCAGGCCCTGGCAGAGAGATGTCAGGATCGCCGCCGAACGCTCATGCCCGTCAACGATCAGGGTTTCCTTTTTCTGCAGGGCGGCAACGGCCGGGGCGTGTTCGTCCTTTTTGTGCAAGGTCGGCCCCAAGTGGAACGGGATGGTGAAAATGAACTCGCTCCCTTTTCCCAGGTCGGACTCAACCTGAATTTTCCCGCCCATCTTTTCAACAAAATTTTTACACAACGTCAACCCGAGCCCGGTCCCTCCGTAGAGCCGTGTCGTTGAAGCGTCCGCCTGGGTAAAGGATTCGAAGATCGCCTGCTTGCGGTCGGACGGGATCCCTATCCCGGTGTCCTTGACCGCGAATGTGATCGCCGCCTGTGCGTCGGCGCGCTTGGCGGCCGCCGGCCGCACGCTCAGCCCGATTTCCCCTTTCTCGGTGAATTTGATCGCATTTTCAAGAAGATTGATGAAGACTTGTTTTAACCGGGTCGGGTCCCCCATCAGCTGACGGGGGAGATTTTCGTCAACGGAAAAATACAGGTTGATGGGCTTCCCGGACAACCGTGTCCGGATGATCGTAAAGACGTCCTCCACAATATGGTCGAGATTGAATTCAATATTTTCAAGTTGAAGTTTGCCCGCCTCGACCTTGGAGTAGTCCAGGATGTCGTTGACGATTTCCAGGAGCATCCGTCCGCTCAGGATAATGGTGTTCAAGTGCTCCTTCTGTTTGCTGTTCAGCGCACTTTCCCGTAGAAGCTCAGTAAATCCGAGGATGGCGTTGATCAAGGTCCGGATCTCGTGCGACATGTTGGCGAGATACTCGCTCTTGGCCCTGGCCTCGGACTGGGCCTGCTGGGTCAGCTTGATCGCCAACTCCCGCTCCTTGATCAATTCCCGCTGGCGCTCGTGAAGCTTGCTCTGGACTTCCCTGAGCTCCTTGGATGTAATCTGGAATTCGCGGATCAACTCTTTAAGCAGTTTTTTATCAACGACTACGTCCTGGGCCGCTGCCTTGAGTTTTTCTTCAAGGGTCAGGCACACGGACAGATCCGGCTCAAAACTGATCGTCGGCAGGACCTTCGTGACAGCGGACGGGTTGCTGGGAGGAACCGTTTTTTTGCTGGTGATTTCCTGGATCGCGGTAACCAGGTCCGAGGTGTCGTGGTAGGGGCTCTTCAGCACGCCGTTATTGGTGAGCTGTTCATCCAGCAATTCGAGCAATTTTTGCAGGCTTTCGATCGCCTGGACGACCAGCCGTCCGGGGAGACCTTCAAATGTCAGGCTGTTCTTGCGCATCATGTCCATCATCAGTTCGGCTGCCATGGTGAGGGCGTGGATGTCCTGGAGCCGCAAGAAGTCTGAAAGCCCCTTGATGGTGT
This window of the Candidatus Omnitrophota bacterium genome carries:
- a CDS encoding leucyl aminopeptidase gives rise to the protein MIQFRPTPKLDKGATLIFVSRGPLSESLSRIASKSTRDQIQNAAKDSGFQGDNGELFPLLLSRRIVLLAGTGKKEEFRLAPFRKAVRNAITSPFLKKTADIEILPHDLGDDVVRTILEGFLLGTYAWKKYLAPDKANPDSAAKKIYLAVPEKRIYRETIAICESTNLTRDLINENADVTDSVYLEKTIRQIVRGRKKVSIQVLNRRDMKAKGLKLHLAVNQGSPKEPKLIIVRYKGAGDKQPYTALVGKGMTYDTGGLNLKPTGHMETMRCDMSGAAAVIGTLKATLALGLKKNVLFAVALAENAIGPDAYKPGDVFTGYAGKSVEIGNTDAEGRLVLADAMSYVIKNYKPARIIDIATLTGACVIALGYDYSGLVCSDDDFARQIIRASNETDDRVWRLPSYPELKDYVKSPIADLKNTGLAQGAAGAITAAEFLRQFTENLPWAHLDIAGTAFAGGKGPLHFSHGATGAGVRVLTEYLRTS
- a CDS encoding citrate synthase is translated as MTEPAKLTIEGKTYDLPIVIGTEGEKAVDISKLRAQSGYITYDPGYGNTGCCTSAITFLDGEKGILRYRGYPVEEIAERCTFVETSHLVIYGELPNAAQLEHMSQSFTRHAPLHKDMIKFFDGYPETTHPMGILSAMVCSLSGYHPELSRPEPTMEDIDEIAVLLLSKVRTIAAYAYKKSVGEPYIAPRDDLKYIPNFLNMMFSKPRKEYKIDDTVVSALRTLLILHADHEQNCSTSTVRLVGSSWANLFASVSAGVCALWGPLHGGANQQVVEMLEQIHNDGGNVAKYVAKAKDPNGSYRLMGFGHRVYKNYDPRAKIIKKEADELLSKLDIQDPLLDIAKKLEEVALKDEYFVQRKLYPNVDFYSGIILKAVGIPTTMFPVMFAIGRMPGWIANWKEMKEGSESRIGRPRQIYTGQARRDFVPMDKRA
- a CDS encoding response regulator: MHRILIVDDNFENRQLLAEILREVAVCDFAASGKEAIEAYNLSLQKGEPYSLILLDIELPEVNGLEILEKIRESERSSGIALGDGIKIIIVTAYEKRFLEAFNRGCDDYILKPIDTSVLLTKIASKLEQMDD
- a CDS encoding Hpt domain-containing protein, whose product is MGEAFEHDVEKVSQELRIRPEVYCRILSSFSQTLMVRMQSLKEAVAANDAQTMRVILHEIKGTAGNLRLAQISAAEAVMHEAVHAGEDTAKLTGMFDVLNQQALLLQEWVKQKLTPS
- a CDS encoding Hpt domain-containing protein; this encodes MSDTQPSQSRLNLDIRQSSAALQISEEIYLRILGKAVEQTTRDLSDLATAIAADDYEKIRAIGHRLKGDYDNMRITALSSVARQMNEIAKTSKDKTALQGCLTDLQTLFNELKGQVNPA
- a CDS encoding chemotaxis protein CheX, producing the protein MIFGRKQNPDLEKFAEIFQTSIVGLFGERAPELKFSKPPVKAKMPIIEYNGKLRADGMEKFDNEPTYVSAINYYANTKDMEKKKALGTVVLYVQQNYISKLVRILQYPPVDDESDEAMQDSCGTLCNIIAGRFKSEISNAGYIELEMSHFVTYRNSAVSGVDFCYNEYDKYEIVFEIEGQKRLVVELSIGVVPRK
- a CDS encoding response regulator, which encodes MADDKSKNKILVVDDSDLERELLIEVLKGAGVTNEFLSARNGEEAIEVLGTRFKEIALILLDWQMPEMSGMEFMEAVVKVPVVSKTAIIMVSASGTDENKKKAKEVNPNLIGYIVKPYTPESLLAVIRPFVKLKP
- a CDS encoding response regulator, with protein sequence MEPKKPNPNARIPVLDFSEGTEMVSDFSREAQRHLISARNSLLILESVPSDREAIENIFKTFHTIKGLSDFLRLQDIHALTMAAELMMDMMRKNSLTFEGLPGRLVVQAIESLQKLLELLDEQLTNNGVLKSPYHDTSDLVTAIQEITSKKTVPPSNPSAVTKVLPTISFEPDLSVCLTLEEKLKAAAQDVVVDKKLLKELIREFQITSKELREVQSKLHERQRELIKERELAIKLTQQAQSEARAKSEYLANMSHEIRTLINAILGFTELLRESALNSKQKEHLNTIILSGRMLLEIVNDILDYSKVEAGKLQLENIEFNLDHIVEDVFTIIRTRLSGKPINLYFSVDENLPRQLMGDPTRLKQVFINLLENAIKFTEKGEIGLSVRPAAAKRADAQAAITFAVKDTGIGIPSDRKQAIFESFTQADASTTRLYGGTGLGLTLCKNFVEKMGGKIQVESDLGKGSEFIFTIPFHLGPTLHKKDEHAPAVAALQKKETLIVDGHERSAAILTSLCQGLGLTTLPTAQNAKQATELLLQYKDEKKTLPHIMFIDVFPAEKDGFMLAYKIKQQDRYRSIKLIAVSSDVRVDGSEDFRQAGFDDFLPRPFIRKELTTVLLRVLGAEAKEQRVLSKDAIQKISCEGIRVLVVEDSLPNQELLKVHFETLGCVCDYASNGQEAIEKIKTASYDICFMDLQMPIMGGVEATRIIRSELKNKMPIIALTAAEAEEEKEKCLNVGMNDYLPKPFDLGQLKEKIICSVKM